Below is a window of Dromiciops gliroides isolate mDroGli1 chromosome 5, mDroGli1.pri, whole genome shotgun sequence DNA.
CTTCCCAGTGAACTCTGTAGTCCTGGTCTCAAGGATTAAGGAGGGTGCAAAGCCCACCCCCTCCACATTGCTCCAGTGATGCAccagctctctctgtctctctgtgtctctttctctgtctgtctctgtctgttctTCTGCCCTCCCCCACATCCCCCCCCAACACTCATCCCCCCAGGAAGAGCTATCCGAGCCCTTTGAGCATTTCCTGCAGAGAATTGCCAGGAGACCCAAGCCTCAGCAGTTCTTTGGGTTGATGGGCAAAAGGGATGCTGGTAAGTACACAAGCCCCTCTCCTCTAGCTGCTCCGAAGGGAAGTCTGGACCCCTGGCCCTGCCCTCCTTCCTTAGCCTGGGGGGAGGGCTAGAGCTCTGTCCTGATCTTTTCCCCATTTCTCACTTGATTCTGAAAAGAGCCACACAGGAGCCAGCCCCTCTCCGCCAGCCTCTTACATGCACTCTTCCAACATCCAAGTGCCTGAAATCCCCAGGATAGGAGACACTTTATCTTGTGAGTGGCCTCCAGAtcccggggggagggggggaagggggaggggagacaatGACCTGGAGGGCAGCACCCATCACAGACGCCATCTTTGGTGTGCAGATTGGCCACCAGTCATGGACAATAAGGCTTGGCTGCCCATTGTATCACATCATAGCTCCAGCCTCCATTTCCTTGGTGAAATGCATACTGTCCATCCGTCCTACTTATACCTGGTTAATGTCAATTCATCTCTTGTCAGATACCTCAGTTGAAAAGCAAGTGGGCATGTTAAAGGCTCTCTATGGTAAACAttttcccaccccctcccagacTCCCAGTATTATGCTCTTGGGTACTTATGCCTGTGTTCACATTAGCTGATGAGTGGAAATCAGACCCAGCTACTGAATCATCCTGTAgccattcatttatttctgttgGGGAGGATaacaaggaggggggagggaatttCTTGAAGTTAACATCTTAATTATTTAGTTTTCACTACTAATCTTTTGATTGACTGGAAACCCTGGGTGTGATCCATTCTCCAGCCTCATAAGGCTGAACTAATTGTTGCCATCTTCCATGAGCCTGTTTTCTGACCCTGTGCCAAGCTGTCCAGGCAGCTGACCAGGGTGGCTTGTTCTTTTTGTGCTCActaatctcttcctttttttccactaGGGCATGGCCAAATATCTCATAAAAGTAAGTTTCAACATTATTTTAACATCTGTCAAATGTGATTATGAGCCAGTTTGTATCCCACTCATTTATCAGCTTCCCTTGTTTTGGGTGCATGTAGCCACTCATGATCCTGCCAGGCTGTGCATGACTTTGCCTAGACTGAGTTTTCTGGAAGGGTAGTAGCCGGAATCCCTTAGGTCAAGTTTTCTGATGATGCTCTTTAGTGATCAGAGAGAGGAACATCTTCAGGGACCCTGAGAACAGGACTCTCTGAAAACCCCAACATGCTTATTAGTGGACTGTGCCCCCTAAGAGATTCTAAGTTCCAGAAGGGCAGAGGCCTAAACTGTGTCTCTCTCCCAGCCCCTGACACTGTGCTCTGTGTACAGGACATGTTTAAGTTTgtgaaatttccttatctgagcATTTAAACTCGGGGTGTCCTGCTATCAGTTTAGAATTGGCTTGCTGGTAGCTTCTGACACGTCCCTCGGCTCAGCAAACATGATCAGAAATTGGTGTATTCCAACAGGTCAAGTTCTAACAGACAAGTCCCAGTGGAAAATGCTTCCTCCCGGCCATTCAGAAGGGATGAAGTTTGGTTCACCCTTGCCTATATGGGAACCCCCACCCAGGACCTAGGGAAATGTCTCCCAGGTCCAAGGTAGAGGGCAGATGTGGGACACAGGCACTGCTCCTCAAAGGCCACAGTCTCCGTTGGTTAGTTAGCCCCCTGTATTTCCAGTGGATGCCGGGGCACTAGCCCAAATGTAGCTGAGCATCTAGAAAGCTCTGGCCTCAGGGAGTTGAGCTAGATACACACACCTTAGCTTATTGTTGCTGATGTGGGGTGTCTGAGCCAAGTTGGAGCTAAAGAAAAACCAGGACTTTCAGGCCAGCCAGACCAGCCCCTgtccccactttgcagatgaggaaagtgtcACAGAGAGCTCAGACCCGCCCAAGGCCTCAGTAGGTGCCAGAGCCAACACTGGCAAACAGGTCGTGCAGCGCCAAGGGCTTAGATTTGGACAAGGGCAGAGCTATGTTCAGCTGCCTGAGAGGCCTTGGCTCTTGTCTAGGCACTTTCTGCCTCATAAGCAGTGACAGTCAGCACGTGTCACCAGCAGAAGGTTCAGCAAAATGAAGATGAAGCGCTGTGGGAGACAGAATTCTCTGTTCTCAGGCTTTGGTCTTTAAAGGGGTGGATGATGGTTACTGGTCTAACATCTAGGCCTTCTCCAGAGGGCCTCTTGGGCCTTCCAAGCTCGATGGAGCTTATCGACTAGATTAACTCCTGGCAGCTCCTGCCCCCTTGGGGGTTTACTAGCCTTCACTCCAGGGCTGTCTCAGGGATAGTTACATTTCCAGAAGCTCTTTGGTGAGTCTTAAGAATAAGCACCAGCCAAGTCTAAGGCAAAGAGGTTTGGAAAGAACTGGATAGATGCAACCCTCTCCCCTCCACTACCACCAACAGCCCCCCAGattagggggaggggcagggctgaGGCTCCCTCAATTAAACCAGGGAGAGATTCTGTCCAGCCCTTAGAACTTGGCTTTACCTGCCTGTTTACTGGACAGACGCAGCTTCCTGCCTGCAGCTGCCCACCTGCTCTAGGTTTATTACAAGGACCAGCCTGAACAGAGGCAGCAGGACCAGGCCCTTGCAAGTCCTCAGTGCTCAATTAGGGAAAGCAAGGAGTAGCTGGATTCTCTCCTCTAGACCTAGCCTAGACAGAAAACCTCTCCAAGCTGATTCAGTTAGGAGCAATTTTAAATTCTCATAAGGCAGAAACAATTAATTCTGTACCCAGATAAAAAGTACTTGGTGATCCGGAGAGATAGACTCTGGAACATCCGTGGGTTTCTCTGCTTACCTGCCCATGgccttgccctgcaggaaagagTCATGTTTCCTACTTCAATCACTGTTCCAATGGAGACAAGTGTGATCAggagagggactgtcttttcttactttttctaaCAATAAGAATTCTTTGCATATTTCAACACCCCACATATATTTTTCAGGGCATAAAACAGATTCCTTTGTGGGACTCATGGGCAAAAGATCTTTAACTTCTGGTATGT
It encodes the following:
- the TAC1 gene encoding protachykinin-1 isoform X1 translates to MKILVALAVLFLASAQAFAEEMGANDDLNYWADWSDSDQLKEELSEPFEHFLQRIARRPKPQQFFGLMGKRDADTSVEKQVGMLKALYGHGQISHKRHKTDSFVGLMGKRSLTSGSSEWSTAQNYERRRK
- the TAC1 gene encoding protachykinin-1 isoform X2 — protein: MKILVALAVLFLASAQAFAEEMGANDDLNYWADWSDSDQLKEELSEPFEHFLQRIARRPKPQQFFGLMGKRDAGHGQISHKRHKTDSFVGLMGKRSLTSGSSEWSTAQNYERRRK